From one Nymphalis io chromosome 19, ilAglIoxx1.1, whole genome shotgun sequence genomic stretch:
- the LOC126776115 gene encoding uncharacterized protein LOC126776115, which produces MVRIECNHRQQKPAVMWKLQLTLNITKHKTTRYSALNLLIGVEAATPLIRSLIRDVALEGSSGNREAIREMSRQRAFEHICDNQARQDAYVNRRRKPTQTFELHSLVFVRKQAQSTGKLDSCMRGPYRVVKILPHGRYELQLLAGSYGKSTQAAAEYIVPWRGEWTPDVCAAFFDDADTEEEELTAGVDLRPGVVQPVEEIEPQQGPSGIQRFSELAASIVNEENLLLSVPIVETDRDS; this is translated from the exons ATGGTCCGTATTGAGTGCAACCACCGACAGCAGAAGCCTGCGGTTATGTGGAAGTTACAACTGACTCTCAACATAACAAAACACAAGACGACGCGATATTCTGCCTTGAACTTGCTCATAGGCGTCGAAGCGGCTACACCGCTCATACGCAGCTTGATACGGGATGTAGCTCTTGAAGGTTCCAGTGGTAATCGGGAAGCCATTCGTGAGATGAGTCGTCAGAGAGCGTTTGAACATATATGTGACAATCAAGCCCGTCAGGACGCCTACGTTAACAGGAGACGTAAGCCAACTCAAACCTTTGAACTACACTCCTTAGTATTTGTTCGTAAGCAGGCGCAGTCAACCGGGAAGTTAGACTCGTGTATGCGAGGACCTTACCGGGTGGTGAAGATACTTCCACACGGTCGCTATGAGCTGCAGCTACTGGCTGGCTCGTATGGCAAGTCGACTCAAGCGGCTGCGGAATATATTGTTCCGTGGCGTGGAGAATGGACCCCTGATGTTTGTGCTGCTTTCTTTGATG ACGCAGATACTGAAGAAGAGGAATTAACTGCCGGTGTCGACCTGCGTCCCGGTGTTGTACAGCCTGTGGAAGAGATCGAGCCGCAACAAGGACCCTCAGGAATACAGAGATTCTCAGAACTAGCTGCCTCCATTGTGAACGAAGAAAATCTCCTGCTCTCCGTCCCAATCGTGGAAACGGATCGTGACAGTTGA